The genomic interval CGTGGTCAGTACAAGGTTCAATGCCATTGCATTTAGCGGCACGACTGAAGTGAAACGAAATACGCTGAACCGTACAGGCGGCTGGGAGCGCAACTGGAACACGAGCTTCGGCGGTTTATGGATCTATGCAGAAAACCAGAGCATTTCGGCTCCAATCGTTGTCGATAATGTTCAAATTAATGACAGCACCTATGAAGCTGTGAAATTCAGCTACAATCAATCGATAACAAACGTGAGCTTTAATCAAGTGAATATCAGCGGCGCCGGCACCTATGGGATATTGTTCGATTCCGTTACTGGATCAGGGACGTTTAGCAATGTAACGGTCACAGGGGCTGCATCGGGAGGGCTATCGAATCCGAATAATCAGTTTGTAATAACTAGAGGTGCAGGCAACAGCGGCTGGTAGTATGCAATATAGGGGAAGCAGGCGGCTCGCTTGAGCCGGTTTGCTTCTTCTTTTTTTATATTTTCGGAGTACAAATTTTAGTGCCTCCACAAATAAGCTATACTATGATAAAACGTTTAACTCAAGGAGCCGGATGGGCTTTGAGACGAAAGAGAGCGATAAGAGGATGAAAAATGAAGTAAGCATCGTAGACGTTGCCAAGATAGCTGGTGTATCGATTGCGACGGTCTCTAATGTTATTAACGGCAAGGGAAGGGTATCGGGCACAACGAAAGAAAATATCGAGCGGGTAATTATCGAGCTTGGCTACACGCCCAATCTGCCTGCTAGAAATCTAAAGACTCGGCGTACGCATCTTGTTGGACTGGTCGTACCGATGATGCAGCCTGGGAGGCTGCAGGACAACCCATTTTATTGGGACCTGCTTACAGGTGTAGAAGAAGGGGCTCGTGATCGCCAATTTCATATTATTTTATCGGGTATTGATGAGAGCACAGAAACATTCACATTCGCCAAGGAGCGTCGATTGGATGGATTAATCGTGATGGGGACGAATGAGGGCTCGCAGGCAGTTGATCGCATTGTAAACTTAGGCATGCCTGCCGTCTTTATTGATAGCTACTTGAAGCGGGAGGATCTATATCAAGTTAATTTAGAGGACAGAAAAGGAAGCTATCGCGCGATTCGTTATTTAATCGACCAAGGACATCGACGAATTGCGCTTTTAATTGGAGATATTCCGCTTGAGCGCATCACATATTACGGTGTTTTGCATGAGCGATGGTTAGGCTATAAGGATGCGCTGGCAGAAGCGGGTATTCCATACGACCAAACCTTAATGATCAGGCTCCCGACATCGCTAGAAGGTGGCTATTGCGCTGCGGATCAGCTCATCAAGCTTGCGGACGTGACGGCGATTTTCTCGTTTTCGGATGTAAGTGCGATGGGCTTGCTTAAGCGGCTGCGAGAACTCGGCAAAAAGGTGCCGGAGGACTATTCGGTAATTGGCTTTGACAATTTGTCCATCTCTAGTTTTACTTCGCCTGCGCTAACGACCGTCTCTCAAAATATTTTGGAGAAAGGGCAGGAAGCGATCCGCATGCTGCTCGATCAGATTGATGGCAACCCTGTTCAGGAGAGGTGCAAGGCATTGCCGGTAGAGCTGATCATACGTGAGACGACAGGCTGCGTGAAGCTGGCAAATGATTGAGAAGGACGTTATATAAAAGAACAGGTATGACCTTCTCAAGATGAACAAAGGCTGTCCCATGTTATGTGGAGCAGCCTTTGTTGTGAAACAGCATCTACATATCGTACGGAAAATCAGGATATTATACTTAATAAAATCTTTGAAAAACGTTAATGCACGGATTGTCTAGAGTACTTGTAGTGATTTAATAATTTTACTATAATACAGGTTGAACGATTGAAGGAAAGAAGGGATTTAACACCATGGAATTGTGGTATACGGAAAAACAAACAGATAGCTTCGGCATAACGGCGAAGATCACTAAGACTTACGTTAATGAACAAACAGATTTTCAACAGCTTGATATGATCGAAACGGAAGAGTTTGGAACGATGCTTGTTCTCGACGGTATGGTTATGACCACGGTTAAGGATGAGTTCGTTTACCACGAAATGGTTGCGCATCCTGTACTTTTCACGCATCCGAATCCGGAGTACGTGCTTGTTGTTGGCGGCGGAGACGGCGGCGTTATTCGTGAAGTAATGAAACATCCGAAGGTGAAGAAGGCAGTTCTTGTCGACATCGACGGTAAAGTAATCGAGTACTCCAAAAAATACTTGCCATCCATCGCTGGCGAGCTCGACAACCCGCGTGTTGAAGTGCTTGTAAACGACGGCTTTATGCATATTCATGATCATAAAAACACCTATGACGTTATTATGGTTGATTCCACTGAACCGGTTGGCCCTGCGGCAAACCTATTTACGAAGGGCTTCTACCAAGGCATCTACGAAGCATTGAAAGAAGACGGTATCTTCGTTGCTCAAACGGACAACCCTTGGTTTAAAGCGGACCTGATCCAAAGCGTAAACAAAGACGTGAAGGAAGTATTCCCGATCGTTCGTGTATATGGCGCGAACATTCCTACTTACCCAAGCGGTCTGTGGACGTTCACAATGGGCAGCAAAAAACACGATCCTCTTGCTGTTGATGAGACAGCAATTCCAGAAATTGATACAAAATATTACACGCCTCGTCTTCACAAAGCAGCATTCGTGCTTCCTAAATTTGTTGAAGATCTTGTGAAGTAACAAGCGGCTACGCTTCAGGAAAGAGAGGGACATACCTCATGAAATTGGATCAAAAATATTCAGGCAATGTCTTCATTTTGAGCTCTGACAACTACGAAGCTTCCAAAGCGGTTATCTACGGCATGCCGATGGATTTCACGGTTAGCTTCCGTCCAGGCTCCCGTTTCGGCCCTCCTCGCATTCGCGAAGTGTCGATTGGACTTGAAGAATACAGCCCTTACCTAGATCGCAGCCTCGAGGATATTGAATATTTCGATGCTGGTGATTTGCTGCTTCCTTTCGGAAACGCAGCGCGCAGTCTGGAAATCATCGGCGAATTCGTTCGCGGTGTGCTAGACGACGGTAAAATTCCTGTTGGTCTCGGCGGCGAACATCTTGTTTCTTGGCCGATCTTCCAAGAGGTGTACAAAAAGTACCCTGATCTTGCGATCATTCACTTCGACGCTCACGCTGATTTGCGCGAGTCGTATGAAGGCGAGCCATTGTCTCACTCTACGCCGCTGCGCAAAGCAGCTGGTCTTATGGGTGGACAGAACATTTACCAGTTCGGTATTCGTTCAGGATCGCGCGAAGAGTGGCAATATGCACGCGAGAACATCAACTTCCATCCGTTCGAGGTTTTGGAGCCGCTTAAGAAGGTGCTTCCTGAGCTCGAAGGACGTCCAGTTTATTTAACGATCGACATCGATGTGCTTGATCCATCTGCAGCACCAGGTACAGGTACAGCGGAAGCGGGCGGCATTACATCGAAGGAGCTTATTGAATCCGTTCATGCCATTGCACGTTCCGGCGTGAACATTGTGGGCTTCGATCTCGTTGAGGTTGCTCCAGCTTATGATCCGACGGAGCAAACGCAAATTGTTGCGGCGAAGGTTATTCGCGAGATGCTTCTAGGCTTTTTGAAATAGTCATTAAATATAGTGAAGGCTTCACTGCCAGCGGTCATTTATCCGCGTGGCGTGAAGCCTTTTTTTTATTGTAAAAGGGCACTTTGGATTAACAAAATAAATAAATGACAATTCAGAATATTTAAATTAATATATTGTAGGAAAACATTATTTCATCTTGTGCTTGCAGCAGAGCATCTTATTAATAGAAAAAGAATGAAGGAGGCGTTTTTGTTGGTTAACAAATCGGTGTGGAAGGGTGCTTTAGCTGCTGCTATTACCGTTAGTCTAGGGGCTATGCCGTTCACGGCAATGGCTGATGCGGGTGCAGGCAATACAGTGCAACTGCGAATTATGGAAACGTCGGACCTGCACGTGAACATGATGAACTATGACTATTTTGCGGACAAGCCTACTGATGAATATGGGTTCGCGAAGACGGCTACGCTCATCAAGAAAGCGCGGGAGGAAGCTCCGAACAGTCTATTATTTGATAATGGCGATTTGATACAAGGAAATCCCCTAGGTGATTATGTCGCTACGGTTGATAAGCTGAAGCAGGGCGAGACGCATCCGGTGTACAAAGCTATGAATTTGCTTAACTACGATGCAGGCAACTTAGGCAATCATGAATTCAATTATGGCTTATCGTTTCTGGACACCTCGCTCGCGGGTGCAGACTTTCCTTATGTAAATGCAAACATTTATAAAGTAGATGGAGACAAGGATGAGACGAATGATGTTAATTTGTTTAAGCCTTATCTCATTATTGATAAAGAGGTAACAGACAGCAAGGGCGCGAAGCATAAGCTGAAGGTTGGCGTGATTGGATTTGTGCCTCCGCAAATTACAACATGGGACAAAGCTCATCTAGAAGGCAAGGTTATCGTTAAGGATATTGTCAAAACGGCAGAAAAGTTTGTACCGGAAATGAAAGCGAAGGGAGCGGATATCATTGTTGCGATTCCGCACTCGGGCTTTGAAGATATCCCGCAATCAGAGCTCATGGAAAATTCGGTGCTCTATTTAAGCAAAGTTGCTGGCATTAATGCGATTTTGTTCGGACATGCGCATAAAGTATTCCCTGACAAATCGTTTGAAGGAAAAACGGGTGTCGATCTCGCCAAAGGAACGATTAACGGAGTGCCTGCGGTTGAACCGGGCTTCTGGGGAAATAATCTTGGGATTATTGATTTAACACTGGAGAATAAGGATGGGAAATGGGCCGTTGTTGATTCGAAAAGCACGGTTAAGCCTATCTTTGATTCGGTAAATAAGGTACCTCTTGTAGAAGCTGACAAAGCTGTTGTCGATGCGGTGAAAGAGGATCATGAGCATACGCTGGCGTATGTGCGAGGGCCTGTCGGCAAGACGACAGCGTCAATCAACAGCTGGTTTGCTCTTGTTCAAGATGATCCATCCATTCAAATCGTTACGAATGCACAAAAATGGTATGTAGAGAAGCAGCTGCAGGGAACGGAATATGAAGGGCTTCCTGTTCTTTCGGCAGGAGCGCCGTTTAAGGCTGGCGGCCGCCAAGGACCGAACTATTATACCAATATTCAGGCGGGCGATATTGCAATCAAGAATGTTGCCGATTTGTATTTGTACTCGAATACTGTGAATGCTGTACTCGTCACAGGAGCGGAGATTAAAGAATGGCTCGAGTGGTCAGCTGGTCAATTCAAGCAGATCGATGCAGCGAGCACAGAGAAGCAAGAGCTGATCAATTATGATTTTCCAACGTACAACTTCGATGTCATTGACGGTGTGACCTATCAGATCGATGTTGCACAACCGACGAAGTATGAAGCTGGCGGCGCGCTCAAGAACGAAAGCGCGAAGCGGATCGTTAATTTGCAGTTTGAAGGAAAACCAATTAAGGCGGATCAGAAATTCGTTGTTGCAACGAACAACTACCGTGCATCTTCTAGCAAATTCGCTAACCCGGACGGCAAACGTATTATCCTTGCGTCCCCGGATGAGAACCGCCAGGTTGTCATTGACTACATTCGCTCCTTCAAGACGATTGATCCGGCAGCGGATGGCAACTGGTCGCTAGCGGCAATTAATGACACCGTGAACGTGACAATCAAGACATCACCGGAAGCAAAGAGTGCAGCGGAAGCGAATAAGTTGACTTCCTACACGGGTGATACAGCTGACGGTTATGCAGAATTTAAGCTTAATCTAAGTGCGAAGTCAGTAGTGTTGCCGGTAGAACCAACAAAACCGATAACACCAACAACACCGACGAAGCCGACAGAGCCAGCTAAACCTGAGAAGCCAACGACTTCTGTTCCAACGACTCCTCAAGCTTCGGTGTATACGGTTAAAGCAGGGGATACTCTTTATGCAATAGCTTTGGAACACGGAACGACGTGGCAGAAATTAGCCAGCTACAATAAGCTAAAGAACCCAAATAGAATCTATCCGGGTCAAAGCATAAAGATTCCGGCCAAATAATCGATTCGCATTGATAAAAAGACGTTTTCCGCGTAATCTTAGCGGGAAGCGTCTTTTTCTAATACAAACAGAAAATGCGATCGTATGATCAAGGCTAGAATGGGCTTATAATAAGACGTTATTGCTGCTTTTAAAAATAGATTAGGGGGCTATACGACATGCGCATTTATTCGTTTCCGCCTGTTATCGATGAGCGATCACGCGTACTGATTCTTGGGACAGCACCAAGCGTTAAATCGCTTGAGCATAAGCAATTTTATGGACACCCGCAAAACTTTATGTGGAAAATTATATATCGTTTATTTAATGAGTCAGACCCAGACCCTGTGTATGACAACCGTCTCGCATTCTTAAAGGAGCATCGCTTAGCGTTATGGGATGTTATCGAATCTTGCGAGCGCGAAGGCAGCTTGGATGTGAACATACGTGGAATCGTACCGCAGAAGCTGCCGGAGCTTGTAACCAAATATCCAGAGCTGCGCTGCTTTGCATTTAACGGAAGCAAGGCATACGATACCTTTCAGAAATTTTATAAAGGGCATGAAAGCTTTCGAAGCATCACGTTACTCAAGCTGCCTTCCTCCAGTCCGATTCCAACTCCGCGTATGCGAACGCTCGAAGATCGTGTGGAGGCATGGCGTGAAATCGTACCGTTTGCGACAAGTTAACCGGGCTCTAGCGTTGAAATTCGGAGCCTACCTGTATATAGTAGTTACATAAGATTAGACTGATAACAGGAGCAAGATGATGGCAGACAGCAGGAAAGTGCGAATTACATTGGAGAGTGTGCAGGATGGAAGCTCGCATACTCATGCTTACAAAGGGGATTGGTTCCGCAAGGAGAAATCCATATTTATCCGCTACATCGAGCCGGCAGTGGAAGGCGATACAGAAGCTGGTGAAATACGGACACTTATTCGATACCGGCCGGAAGAAATGTCAGTTGTGCGGCGCGGCGCTATAGAATCGGAGCAGCTTTTTGTTCCTGGACATAGGAGAGCTGGCAGCTATCAATCACAAATGACATCTTTATCGCTTGAAGCAGAAACGCTGCAGCTGCGGCTTCATGCGCCGGGTGAAGATGGTGTAATGAAAGTGATGGACACATTGCCCGATCAGCTTCCTTTTACACTTGAATGGGAGTATGAATTGTACGTTGGTGATCAAATGTCGGGTCGGTTTCATATCTGGCTCCATATACAGGAGGAACAAAATTAATGAATGCAAATGTATTAGAGAAGATGTATGAACAAGTCAAAGCAGCGATCGCAGATGCAGCGGTAGCGGCTGGTTTGGCAGCGCGGGAAGAGCTTCCGGCGTTTGTGCTTGAAGTTCCTAAGGATAAATCGCACGGAGATTTGGCAACAAATGCAGCGATGCAGCTGACGAAGCTGGCGAAGAAGAACCCTCGTCAAATCGCTGAGGCGATTATTGCGCATTTGGATACGAAGCAAGCTTCTATTCAAGCAGCGGAAATTGCAGGCCCGGGCTTTATTAACTTCCGTATGGATAACAGCTATCTCTATCCGGTTGTGGCTGCAGCGCTTGAAGCGGGAGAAAACTATGGACGTACTTCGGATGGTTCCGGCAAAAGTGTACAGGTAGAGTTCGTGAGCGCGAATCCTACGGGCAGCCTGCATCTTGGACATGCTCGCGGTGCCGCAGTTGGCGATTCATTGTGCAATGTACTTGATTATGCGGGATATGATGTTACGCGCGAATATTATATTAATGATGCGGGCAAGCAGGTGGAGAACCTAGCTGTATCCATTGAAGCTCGTTACCGTCAAGCGCTTGGTCAAGCGGCGGAAATGCCGGAGGATGGTTATTATGGCGAGGACATCATTGGTTTTGCAAAACTTCTTGTCGAGCAAGAAGGCGATAAGCTGCTGGAATTGCCGGATCAAGAACGTTTTACGTTTTTCCGCCAGTTTGGCCTTGAGCGGGAGCTAGACAAAATTAAACGCGATCTCGGAAGATTCCGCGTCAGTTTTGACGTTTGGTACAGTGAAACAGCATTATACGAGAGCGGACAAGTGGAGCAAGGTCTTGCAACGCTGAAGGCGACAGGGCATGTCTATGAAGAAGAAGGAGCGACATGGCTGTCTACCATGACTTTTGGCGACGACAAAAACCGCGTGCTCGTGAAAAATGACGGCTCATATACCTATTTGACGCCGGATATCGCATATCATATGGATAAATACGGACGCGGCTTCGATCAGATGATCAACATTTGGGGTGCCGATCACCATGGCTATATTCCGCGTGTGAAAGCAGCGATGGAGGCACTGGGCAACGATCCGAAGAAACTGACCGTGTTAATTGCACAGATGGTCAGCTTGTTCCAGAACGGCGAGAAAATGAAAATGTCGAAGCGTACGGGCAAAGCGGTTACTATGCAGGATCTGATGGATGAGGTAGGCATCGATGCGATTCGTTACTTCTTCTCCATGCGGAGCATGGATTCGCATCTTGATTTCGATATGGATTTGGCGATCTCTACTTCAAATGAGAACCCTGTGTTCTATGTTCAATATGCGCACGCTCGGATTTGCAGTATTTTCAGGCAAGCGGAGGAACAAGGCATTGTTCTTAAATCCACAGACTCTATCGATTTCAGCAAGCTGACTGCCGAGGGCGAGTTCGATCTTCTTCGTAAAGTTGGTGAGCTGCCGCAGGAGATCTCTGAGGCTGCAGCACAATATGCGCCTCATCGTCTTATTCGTTATGTATACGAGCTGGCTTCCCAGTTCCACAGCTATTATAGAGCGGAGCGCGTCATCACAGAAGATGCTGAGCAATCGCAAGCGCGCTTAGCCTTGCTTGGTGCCGTACGTATTGCTATTGCGAACGTGCTTCGTTTGGTCGGCGTTTCTGCTCCAGAACGCATGTAAGCTTTGTTTCATAAAAATAAACCGTGGACTCATACTTTATCCACGGTTTGCATCATACGCATCACGTCAAGCTCGCCGATCGTTCGGCGGGCTTTACTGCCTCTAAGGGGCTGAACGGATCGTTTAATAATTGTCTTGATCTCGGTAGGCGTAAGTCCCGGCTTATGTGCGAGCAGAAGCGCGATTGCTCCGCTGACATGCGAGGTGGCCATGGAGGTTCCACTCATTTCATTGTATTTGCCGCGCAGCCATGCGGATACGATTTTGTCGCCAGGTGCGTAAACGTCAATATAGGAGCCTCGATTGCTGAAAGGTGCAACGCGGCGGAGTTTATTCGTAGCGCCAACAGCAATCGTTTGAGGGTAGCGTGCCGGATAATCAACGGAACGGCGCTTCCCGTCATTGCCGGAGGAAGCAACGATAATGACACCTGCATTGTGAGCGTTAATGACAGCTCCAAGCAGCGCTTTGCTTTTTGTCTTCATACCGAAGCTCATGTTGATGACGTTCATGCGATTGCGGATACACCATTCAATACCGAGAATAATGTCGGATACGAAGGCGCTCCCATTATGGTCAAAAGCTTTGACAGGCGAGATTAACGCCCGCGGGGCTACGCCAATCATGCCCTGTAATTGATTTGCTGCGGCGATGGTACCTGCAATATGTGTACCATGACCGTTATCATCATGAGGGAGCATGCTGCGATTGAGAAGGTTGATGCCCCTAGAGAGTGATTGGCGAAGATCTGGATGGCTGAAATCAGCTCCTGTATCGATGACGCCGACTTTGACCCGGTGACCGGTTGTCGTGCTCCAAGCCAGCGGGGCTTTAATCTGGTTTACACCCCAGGGGATGCCCTTATCTACAATAATCGACTTTTGTGGAGAAGAATGCACGCTGATTTTACAATCTTTCTCAATCCAAACACGCCCGGCGAATCGCTCTAATGATTCCTCGGCCGGCAATGTGCAGGCTATTCCAAGAATGCTGGGCATTTGTCTAATGCTTTTTTGCGGTAAAGATGATGAAGTGACTTTAGGCAATTGCTGTAGGAAGTATCGGTAGTCGCTCGCACGCTGAAAGCGAATGATACGCTTAACAGTCGTTGTGTCCGTGCGAGCCATCGTATCCTGCAACATACGGATGAAAGCGACGGTGTCCAAACTTGGCTTCCCCTCCCGACGGACCATGCTGAACTATTGTATGAACGAGCGCTCTATAACGCATGAGCAACTTGCCTTTTTTCACATAATTAGGCTGAAAACCGTGTCAAAAATCGACTGGGGACATACGATGAACAAAGAGTTCTCAGGGACTCTTACGACCAAGGTGCGTTGCCTCGTGTCATGGCCGGATGGATACAGTCAAAGCGGAAGGACTATCCTTTCGCTTTTTGCATAGAAGTCCAAGCTATACCGCAGCAGCGTGGTCCGCTTGCTTTTTTGCAGGAAATAGGTTTTACTATACTGTGACTAGCGTAAACGACGGGTGCGAGCCTCTGGCAGTTACCGATCGTTTTGCGATTAAATGTGAGCGGTGTATAAGAGAATAACGTACACGATCCTTGCATTTTATAGGTAAGAACGAGTACATAAATTGAATGGCAAGAGAGGATGTGTCCATATGAGCAGCAGCAATTTCACGTTAAAGCTGGATCCTGAACGTATGAAGGAAATGCCTATGGTCGATTTGGCCTTTGAAGTGCTGAAAGCGGCTAATACGCCTTACTACTATCGCGATCTAATGATGGAGATCGCTAAAATACGCGGTCTTTCCGCAGACGGAATCAACCAGTTCATCGCCCAAGTGTATACAGAAATCAACATTGATGGACGTTTCGCTTGCGTTGGCAGCAACATGTGGGGACTGAAACGCTGGTATCCAGTTGAGCGTTCTGAAGATCCTGTAGGTAATGCGAAGCGTACGCGTATCATTAACGATGATGATGATCTCGAAGATGATGATGTATTTGCGGACGAAGAAGAGGATACTTACGCAGAGGCTGAAGAAGACTACGATGTATTCGACGAGGACCGCGAGGACTTCGAAGAGGCAGAAGAGGAAGCTGAAGTCGATGAGGAAGTTGGAATCGACGACGAGGAGCTGGACGAGGAAGAAGTCGACGGTGAACTCGATGCGGATGATGATGAGTCGGATGATGAGGAATTTGAAGACGACGACGAGTCTGACAAGTAAATGTTTGCTGAAAGTATAAGGCGGTTTAAGCACCCAGCTTATCCTCCTTCTTATACTTTTCTGCGGTACGAGCTCTGCTCTATACAGATGGCTTAGTCGTTTGAACTGGCGTGAGGAATATCCAGTCAGTTTCGCTTGACAGTTGCTAGGAGCGCAGAGTAAACTATCTCATGGGCTTAAGATTCGGTTAACAAATAACGCATACAAGCGCAAACGACTCGTTTTCGTCTTTTGACGAGAAGGTCAAGTTTCGCGGTGAAATAGAAGTGGAGCATAACGCATTGCTGATGCTTGCTTGTATTTTTATATATGCCAAAAAAGGAAAAGTGCCCCGTTGCTACGGGTGTCACTTTTTTTGTTTGTGAGGGATGGGTCTGTAGGATGCATTCCCACAAATTGGATGGATAGGCGGAGTGTATCCGCATCCATGTTTATCGAGTAAATGGGCAAACCTAAACATTAACCATAGGGCTTGGAGGGTATCATCACAGTGACCAAATATATTTTTGTAACCGGCGGCGTAGTGTCGTCCTTGGGCAAAGGGATAACAGCAGCCTCGCTTGGCCGATTGCTGAAGAACAGGGGCCTCAAAGTAACGATTCAGAAGTTTGATCCATACATCAACGTCGACCCAGGAACGATGAGTCCATATCAGCACGGAGAAGTATTCGTTACCGATGATGGTGCAGAAACAGATTTGGATCTTGGTCACTATGAACGGTTTATCGACATTAATCTGTCGAAGAACAACAATGTGACGTCCGGCAAAATCTATTCCAACGTAATTACCAAAGAGCGCCGCGGCGACTACTTGGGTGGAACTGTTCAGGTAATCCCGCATATTACGAACGAAATTAAAGACCGTGTATTCCGTGCGGGCAAAGAAGCGGGTTCTGATGTTGTTATTACAGAAATCGGCGGTACGGTTGGTGATATCGAAAGCTTGCCTTTCCTTGAAGCTATTCGTCAAATCAAAAGTGATATCGGGCGCGACAATGTAATGTATATCCACGTAACGCTTATTCCTTACATCAAAGCGGCAGGTGAAGTGAAAACAAAACCGACGCAGCATAGTGTTAAGGAATTGCGCAGCATCGGTATTCAACCGAACGTAATCGTATGCCGTACAGAGCATCCGCTTGCTGAAGATTTGAAACGTAAAATTGGCTTGTTCTGCGATATCGATGCGAATGCAGTCGTGGAATGCCGCGATGCGTCCACTTTGTATGAAGTGCCATTGATGCTTCGTGAGGAAGGCCTCGACGAGATCGTTGTTAATCATCTGAAGCTTAAGACAGAACAGCCGGATATGCGCGAATGGGAAAGCCTTGTTCAGCGTGTGAAGTCGCTTCACAAGAAGACGGAAATTGCAATTGTTGGTAAATATGTCTCGTTGCATGATGCGTACCTCAGTATTGTAGAGTCGCTAGAGCATGCAGGTATTGCTTCCGACTCAGAAGTGAAAATTCGTTGGCTGCATGCAGATGAGCTTACGGAAGAGAACGCCCACCAGCAGCTTAGAGGCGTTAATGGTATTCTTGTGCCAGGCGGCTTTGGCGATCGCGGTATTGAAGGCAAGATTACAGCGATTAAATACGCACGTGAAAACAAAATTCCGTTCTTCGGTATTTGCCTTGGCATGCAGGTAGCTGTCATTGAATATGCTCGAAATGTGGCGGGACTAGCTGGTGCGAATAGCTCTGAAATTAATTCATCCACTCCATATCCGGTTATTGACTTGCTGCCGGATCAGAAGGATGTTGAAGATATGGGTGGCACGATGCGTCTTGGTCTCTACCCTTGTAAACTTAAGCCAGGTACGCTTGCTGAGCGTGAATATGGCGACGAGCTCGTTTATGAGCGTCATCGTCACCGGTATGAATTTAACAATGAGTACCGTGAAGCAATTGAATCTGTTGGTCTTACTATTTCTGGAACTTCCCCAGACGGCCGTCTTGTTGAGGTTGTGGAAATGGCTGATCATCCTTGGTTCTTGGCTGTTCAATTCCACCCGGAATTCAAGTCTAGACCGAACCGTCCGCAGCCATTGTTCCGCGGATTTGTACAAGCAGCGCTTAACCATTCCGAGTAATATATTGCATTTTTGATCAATGGCAGATTCTTTAACAACAACAGATAAGTTTTTCTCTTAACGAGAAGGATTATATACCCACTTTAGCGAATATATTAACGATTATGGAAGAGTTGGCCATTTTCTGGGT from Paenibacillus sp. FSL K6-3182 carries:
- the argS gene encoding arginine--tRNA ligase, which produces MNANVLEKMYEQVKAAIADAAVAAGLAAREELPAFVLEVPKDKSHGDLATNAAMQLTKLAKKNPRQIAEAIIAHLDTKQASIQAAEIAGPGFINFRMDNSYLYPVVAAALEAGENYGRTSDGSGKSVQVEFVSANPTGSLHLGHARGAAVGDSLCNVLDYAGYDVTREYYINDAGKQVENLAVSIEARYRQALGQAAEMPEDGYYGEDIIGFAKLLVEQEGDKLLELPDQERFTFFRQFGLERELDKIKRDLGRFRVSFDVWYSETALYESGQVEQGLATLKATGHVYEEEGATWLSTMTFGDDKNRVLVKNDGSYTYLTPDIAYHMDKYGRGFDQMINIWGADHHGYIPRVKAAMEALGNDPKKLTVLIAQMVSLFQNGEKMKMSKRTGKAVTMQDLMDEVGIDAIRYFFSMRSMDSHLDFDMDLAISTSNENPVFYVQYAHARICSIFRQAEEQGIVLKSTDSIDFSKLTAEGEFDLLRKVGELPQEISEAAAQYAPHRLIRYVYELASQFHSYYRAERVITEDAEQSQARLALLGAVRIAIANVLRLVGVSAPERM
- a CDS encoding S8 family peptidase, with the protein product MDTVAFIRMLQDTMARTDTTTVKRIIRFQRASDYRYFLQQLPKVTSSSLPQKSIRQMPSILGIACTLPAEESLERFAGRVWIEKDCKISVHSSPQKSIIVDKGIPWGVNQIKAPLAWSTTTGHRVKVGVIDTGADFSHPDLRQSLSRGINLLNRSMLPHDDNGHGTHIAGTIAAANQLQGMIGVAPRALISPVKAFDHNGSAFVSDIILGIEWCIRNRMNVINMSFGMKTKSKALLGAVINAHNAGVIIVASSGNDGKRRSVDYPARYPQTIAVGATNKLRRVAPFSNRGSYIDVYAPGDKIVSAWLRGKYNEMSGTSMATSHVSGAIALLLAHKPGLTPTEIKTIIKRSVQPLRGSKARRTIGELDVMRMMQTVDKV
- the rpoE gene encoding DNA-directed RNA polymerase subunit delta — protein: MSSSNFTLKLDPERMKEMPMVDLAFEVLKAANTPYYYRDLMMEIAKIRGLSADGINQFIAQVYTEINIDGRFACVGSNMWGLKRWYPVERSEDPVGNAKRTRIINDDDDLEDDDVFADEEEDTYAEAEEDYDVFDEDREDFEEAEEEAEVDEEVGIDDEELDEEEVDGELDADDDESDDEEFEDDDESDK
- a CDS encoding CTP synthase, whose protein sequence is MTKYIFVTGGVVSSLGKGITAASLGRLLKNRGLKVTIQKFDPYINVDPGTMSPYQHGEVFVTDDGAETDLDLGHYERFIDINLSKNNNVTSGKIYSNVITKERRGDYLGGTVQVIPHITNEIKDRVFRAGKEAGSDVVITEIGGTVGDIESLPFLEAIRQIKSDIGRDNVMYIHVTLIPYIKAAGEVKTKPTQHSVKELRSIGIQPNVIVCRTEHPLAEDLKRKIGLFCDIDANAVVECRDASTLYEVPLMLREEGLDEIVVNHLKLKTEQPDMREWESLVQRVKSLHKKTEIAIVGKYVSLHDAYLSIVESLEHAGIASDSEVKIRWLHADELTEENAHQQLRGVNGILVPGGFGDRGIEGKITAIKYARENKIPFFGICLGMQVAVIEYARNVAGLAGANSSEINSSTPYPVIDLLPDQKDVEDMGGTMRLGLYPCKLKPGTLAEREYGDELVYERHRHRYEFNNEYREAIESVGLTISGTSPDGRLVEVVEMADHPWFLAVQFHPEFKSRPNRPQPLFRGFVQAALNHSE